One window from the genome of Rufibacter tibetensis encodes:
- a CDS encoding DsbA family oxidoreductase yields MKVEIWSDVVCPFCYIGKRRFEKALEAFPAKEKVEVVWRSFQLDPDLKFVPGQSVHEYLGKRKGGTTADGKKMNDQMAAMAKEVGLNYDFDKAIINNTFDAHRLIHLAKNHQKQDEMKERLFEAYYTQGKNVGDLDTLVQLGEEVGLDGAEIRQALQSDAYAQEVQQDIYQAQQVGVRGVPFFVFNNKYAVSGAQPTELFQEVLDKVWDEEKPQIISGEGAGSCSIDGTCD; encoded by the coding sequence ATGAAAGTAGAGATATGGTCTGATGTGGTTTGTCCTTTTTGCTACATAGGCAAACGCAGATTTGAGAAGGCGCTGGAAGCCTTTCCGGCGAAAGAGAAAGTAGAAGTAGTCTGGCGCAGTTTCCAGTTAGATCCCGACCTGAAGTTTGTGCCTGGCCAATCGGTGCACGAGTACCTGGGCAAACGGAAAGGCGGCACTACGGCAGACGGCAAGAAAATGAATGACCAGATGGCTGCCATGGCCAAAGAAGTAGGCCTGAACTATGACTTTGACAAGGCCATCATCAACAACACCTTTGACGCGCACCGTTTAATCCACCTTGCTAAAAACCACCAGAAGCAGGACGAGATGAAAGAACGGCTGTTTGAGGCGTATTACACGCAAGGCAAAAACGTGGGTGATCTGGATACGCTGGTACAACTGGGCGAAGAAGTAGGCCTAGACGGCGCAGAGATCAGACAGGCCCTGCAAAGTGATGCCTACGCGCAGGAAGTGCAGCAAGACATCTATCAGGCCCAGCAGGTAGGCGTGCGCGGCGTTCCCTTCTTTGTGTTCAATAACAAGTACGCCGTCTCTGGTGCGCAACCCACTGAGTTGTTCCAGGAAGTACTGGACAAGGTATGGGACGAAGAAAAACCCCAGATCATTAGCGGCGAAGGTGCGGGCTCCTGTTCCATTGACGGCACCTGTGATTAA
- a CDS encoding gluconate:H+ symporter, translating to MPLLLIALAVLALLILMIVFRLNAFLALILVALGLGIAEGMPVKDAITSVQNGIGSTLGSIALIIGSGSMLGTLISDSGAAQRISLSLIKKFGIRHIQWAMILTGFVVGLPMFYNAGFILLIPLVFSIAASTGLPLLYVGIPMAAALSVTHGYLPPHPGPTSIAVIYKADMGLTLIYGVIVAIPSIIIAGPIFTRFLTKYKASPPAGLAPPRIFTDEEMPGYGVSFFTAVFPVVLMAVATLANAALPPESVLRKTLDFVGDPAIALLLSVLLAIYTLGLSRGRKMDDLMSLLTGSVSSIAMIMLIIGGGGALKQVLVDSGVGDYITALVRDLSLSPLVLAWSIAALLRVCLGSATVAAITTAGITLPMIATGVSPELMVLSTGAGSLMFSHVNDPGFWMFKEYFSLSIPDTIATWSIMETLVSVIGLLGVLGLNAFIG from the coding sequence ATGCCACTCCTGCTGATTGCCCTTGCCGTACTCGCATTGCTGATTCTGATGATCGTTTTCCGGCTGAATGCCTTTCTGGCCCTGATTCTGGTAGCGCTGGGCCTGGGCATTGCCGAAGGGATGCCGGTGAAAGACGCAATTACCTCGGTGCAGAATGGCATTGGCAGTACGCTTGGTTCCATTGCCTTGATCATAGGTTCTGGTTCTATGCTGGGCACCCTCATTTCAGACAGCGGGGCCGCTCAACGTATTTCGTTGAGTTTAATTAAGAAGTTCGGGATAAGGCATATTCAATGGGCCATGATCTTGACTGGTTTTGTGGTAGGTCTGCCTATGTTCTACAATGCGGGTTTTATTCTGCTGATTCCGCTGGTGTTTAGCATTGCCGCCTCTACGGGGTTGCCGCTTTTGTACGTGGGCATTCCCATGGCAGCGGCGCTTTCGGTGACGCACGGCTACTTGCCTCCGCACCCCGGTCCTACTTCCATTGCCGTCATTTACAAAGCAGACATGGGCCTGACGCTCATCTATGGGGTCATTGTGGCCATACCCTCCATCATCATTGCCGGACCTATCTTCACGCGTTTTCTAACCAAGTACAAAGCCAGTCCGCCCGCCGGGTTGGCTCCCCCTAGAATCTTCACCGATGAGGAAATGCCAGGCTACGGCGTGAGTTTCTTCACCGCTGTTTTCCCGGTGGTACTCATGGCTGTGGCTACGTTGGCCAATGCCGCCCTGCCACCAGAATCTGTTCTCCGGAAAACGCTGGACTTTGTGGGTGATCCGGCCATTGCCTTGCTCCTATCGGTACTGCTGGCTATTTACACTTTGGGGTTAAGCCGGGGCCGCAAGATGGATGATTTGATGTCGTTGCTGACAGGCTCAGTGAGCAGCATTGCCATGATCATGCTGATCATTGGCGGCGGCGGCGCCCTGAAACAGGTACTGGTAGACAGCGGCGTAGGCGATTACATTACGGCACTGGTACGCGACCTGTCGCTCTCCCCTTTGGTGCTGGCCTGGAGCATAGCGGCTTTGTTACGGGTATGTTTAGGATCGGCCACGGTAGCCGCCATTACTACTGCAGGCATCACCTTGCCCATGATTGCCACCGGCGTAAGCCCAGAACTGATGGTGCTTTCCACGGGCGCGGGCAGCCTGATGTTCTCGCACGTCAACGACCCTGGCTTCTGGATGTTCAAAGAATACTTCAGCCTCAGCATTCCAGACACCATTGCCACTTGGTCCATCATGGAAACATTGGTATCAGTGATCGGTTTATTAGGCGTGTTGGGGCTGAATGCTTTCATAGGTTAA
- a CDS encoding NADH:flavin oxidoreductase, translating to MNQQEEKKNAFPLLFSEGKLGNLHLKNRVGLAPMTRTSADPDGTPNEAMKKYYTRYAQGGFGLLITEGTYPDELHSQGYLNQPGITNPKHIAAWQEINQSVQAAGAKIICQIMHAGALSQGNRYKDYTIGPSAVTPKGTQMEFYGGKGAFPTPKEMTIEDIQSVVKGFTQAAKNAVEAGFDGIEIHGANGYILDQFLTDYTNQRQDEYGGDPARRVRLLVETVQACRAAVGNDFPIGIRISQTKVNDYTHSWAGAEEDAKVIFTALGNAGLDFIHVTEHHADKPAFQEGSPTLAALAKKYGNLPVVVNGHLDTPEKAEAMLQTGDVDVVTLGKTALANKDWVNKVAAGQPLDEFAPERFFVPDAKVKEFEQ from the coding sequence ATGAACCAGCAGGAAGAGAAAAAGAACGCGTTTCCTTTGTTATTCTCTGAAGGAAAACTGGGCAATTTGCACCTGAAAAACCGGGTGGGGTTGGCTCCTATGACCAGAACGTCAGCGGACCCCGATGGCACTCCCAATGAGGCCATGAAGAAGTATTACACCCGCTATGCGCAGGGGGGCTTCGGCTTACTTATCACCGAAGGTACCTACCCCGATGAACTGCACAGCCAGGGATACTTGAATCAACCGGGCATCACGAACCCAAAGCACATAGCTGCCTGGCAGGAGATCAACCAGAGCGTACAGGCAGCCGGTGCTAAGATCATTTGCCAGATCATGCACGCGGGCGCCTTGTCACAGGGCAACCGGTACAAAGATTACACTATTGGCCCCTCGGCAGTGACACCCAAGGGAACACAGATGGAATTCTACGGCGGCAAGGGAGCTTTCCCCACACCCAAGGAAATGACGATAGAAGACATCCAGTCGGTGGTAAAAGGCTTTACCCAGGCGGCAAAGAATGCTGTGGAGGCTGGCTTTGATGGCATTGAAATTCATGGCGCCAACGGGTACATCCTGGACCAGTTCCTCACCGACTACACCAATCAGCGCCAGGATGAATACGGCGGAGATCCGGCCCGTAGGGTACGACTGTTGGTAGAAACGGTGCAAGCCTGCAGAGCAGCGGTGGGCAATGACTTCCCCATAGGAATTAGAATCTCCCAAACCAAAGTGAATGACTACACCCACTCCTGGGCAGGTGCCGAAGAAGACGCCAAGGTTATCTTCACTGCGCTGGGTAACGCTGGCCTGGACTTTATTCACGTGACTGAACACCACGCCGATAAACCTGCCTTTCAGGAAGGAAGTCCTACGCTGGCAGCCCTGGCCAAAAAATACGGCAACCTGCCTGTAGTGGTCAATGGGCACCTGGACACCCCAGAAAAAGCAGAAGCCATGCTGCAAACCGGCGACGTGGATGTGGTTACCCTAGGGAAAACCGCCCTGGCCAACAAAGATTGGGTAAACAAAGTAGCTGCCGGCCAGCCCTTGGATGAATTTGCACCAGAACGCTTCTTTGTGCCAGACGCCAAAGTAAAGGAGTTTGAGCAGTAA
- a CDS encoding cation:proton antiporter domain-containing protein, which produces MVLSSLSLFSLPIQDPVLVFAVILLVILFSPMLFNKMGIPGILGLILSGVLLGPHGLGVLERDESVVLFSTIGLLYIMFLAGLEMDMDDFRENKNKSIVFGTLTFIIPLILGFLGAHYILGYSLLSSFLLASMFSTHTLVAYPIIGRLGITQHRTVTLILGGTIITDAAVLIILAVVTNLQKPDLSPLFWVQFVASLAVFVFVVLWGVPRISRWFFRALEGEGNAQYLFVLAVVFLSGFLAHVAGAEPIIGAFLAGLALNQLIPKASPLMHRTEFVGNTLFIPFFLISVGMLVDVRVLLEGPEALFVAAVIIVISFAGKWLAAFCTQKIYGFDADERRLIFGMSSAHAAATIAVVLIGYNLKILDERALNGTILLILVSCLISSIVAEKAGRKIAIAMADKVPEGTEGDERILIPVDNMEHLKRLLDFSLLIKNPIAAEPLLPLVVVSEHHNPEDKIKLHQRDVASVIHEVTEDPDVIRPVYRVDINVGNGIIRAVRELRITEVVMAWNGKLSTREWFWGSILNRVVNHTTVQTIFCKFCEPLNTLQTIIVVVPKNSEREAGFPYWVNTILQLAKGAGARIRILGAKGTLQTLETFVQNQDRYTVNISYELYENWDDFPSLAKDITKNDLFTVVLGRPHTVSYRPEFNVVPRYLSRYFQDVSYAILYPEQK; this is translated from the coding sequence ATGGTCTTATCATCCCTGTCCCTGTTCAGTCTTCCTATTCAGGACCCGGTTTTAGTTTTCGCGGTCATCTTGCTGGTGATTTTGTTTTCTCCCATGCTGTTCAACAAAATGGGAATCCCGGGTATTCTGGGCCTCATCTTGTCTGGCGTGTTGCTGGGGCCGCATGGGTTGGGCGTGCTGGAGCGCGATGAAAGCGTGGTGCTGTTCAGTACCATCGGGTTGCTCTACATCATGTTCCTGGCCGGTCTGGAAATGGACATGGACGATTTCCGGGAGAACAAAAACAAGAGCATTGTCTTTGGAACGCTCACCTTCATCATCCCACTTATTCTGGGTTTTCTTGGGGCGCACTATATTCTGGGGTACAGCCTGCTTTCGTCTTTCCTGCTGGCCAGTATGTTCTCCACGCATACGCTGGTGGCGTACCCCATCATCGGGCGCTTGGGCATTACGCAGCACCGAACGGTGACCCTTATTCTGGGCGGTACCATCATCACTGATGCGGCCGTGCTGATTATTCTGGCCGTAGTCACCAATCTCCAGAAACCAGATTTGTCGCCTTTGTTTTGGGTGCAGTTTGTGGCTTCTCTGGCGGTCTTCGTGTTTGTGGTGCTTTGGGGCGTGCCCCGCATAAGCCGTTGGTTTTTCAGGGCCCTGGAGGGCGAGGGAAATGCCCAATACCTGTTTGTTTTGGCGGTGGTGTTTTTATCTGGGTTCTTGGCGCACGTGGCCGGAGCCGAGCCTATTATTGGAGCGTTTTTGGCTGGTTTAGCCTTAAACCAACTTATTCCCAAAGCCTCGCCGCTGATGCACCGCACCGAGTTTGTGGGCAACACTTTGTTTATCCCGTTTTTCCTCATCAGCGTGGGCATGCTGGTAGACGTGCGGGTGCTGCTGGAAGGCCCCGAGGCCTTGTTTGTAGCGGCCGTAATCATCGTGATTTCGTTTGCCGGGAAATGGCTGGCGGCTTTTTGTACCCAAAAGATCTACGGATTTGATGCTGATGAACGGAGATTGATTTTTGGAATGAGCAGTGCCCATGCGGCGGCCACCATTGCGGTAGTCTTGATTGGGTATAACCTGAAAATTCTGGACGAAAGAGCCTTGAACGGGACCATTCTCCTGATTTTGGTTTCCTGCCTCATCAGTAGCATCGTGGCCGAAAAAGCGGGTAGGAAAATTGCCATTGCCATGGCCGATAAAGTACCGGAAGGCACCGAGGGCGATGAACGTATCCTGATTCCGGTAGATAACATGGAGCACCTGAAACGGCTTCTGGACTTTTCGTTGCTCATCAAGAATCCAATTGCCGCCGAACCGTTACTGCCCCTGGTGGTGGTTTCAGAACATCATAACCCCGAGGATAAAATCAAGCTGCACCAGCGCGATGTGGCCTCCGTAATTCATGAGGTAACCGAAGATCCGGATGTAATTCGTCCAGTGTACCGGGTAGATATCAACGTGGGGAACGGGATCATCAGGGCGGTAAGGGAACTGCGCATTACAGAGGTGGTCATGGCCTGGAACGGCAAGTTAAGCACCCGCGAATGGTTTTGGGGCAGCATCCTGAACCGGGTGGTAAACCACACCACTGTGCAGACCATCTTCTGCAAGTTCTGTGAGCCACTGAACACCCTGCAAACCATTATTGTGGTGGTGCCTAAAAACTCTGAACGCGAAGCTGGGTTCCCGTACTGGGTGAACACCATTCTGCAATTAGCCAAAGGGGCAGGCGCCAGAATCCGCATTTTAGGGGCTAAAGGCACGTTGCAGACCTTAGAGACCTTCGTGCAGAACCAGGACCGCTACACGGTGAACATCAGCTATGAACTGTATGAGAACTGGGATGATTTTCCATCTCTGGCCAAAGACATCACCAAAAACGATTTGTTCACCGTGGTGCTGGGTAGACCGCACACCGTTTCATACAGACCCGAGTTCAACGTGGTGCCCCGTTACCTTTCAAGGTATTTTCAGGACGTGAGTTACGCCATCCTGTACCCGGAGCAGAAATAG
- a CDS encoding type 1 glutamine amidotransferase domain-containing protein — MKILIVLTSHSELGNTGEKTGFWIEEFAAPYYVFKDAGAEITLASPKGGQPPIDPKSDAPENQTEATKRFKEDQALQQLLANTKKVRDVFAEDFDSVFYPGGHGPLWDLYESPESVQLIEAFWKSKKPVAAVCHAPAVLLNVKDENGEPLVKGKNVTGFTNTEEEAVGLTEVVPYLLEDELKNKGGHYSKTSDWGVHVVKDGLLITGQNPASSEEAAHQLLQLLNK, encoded by the coding sequence ATGAAAATACTCATTGTTTTGACTTCGCACAGCGAGCTAGGAAATACCGGAGAGAAAACCGGCTTCTGGATAGAAGAATTTGCCGCTCCCTACTACGTATTCAAGGATGCCGGCGCAGAGATCACCCTGGCCTCGCCCAAAGGCGGACAACCACCTATTGACCCAAAAAGTGATGCCCCTGAAAACCAAACCGAAGCTACCAAGCGCTTCAAGGAAGACCAGGCGTTGCAACAACTCCTGGCCAACACAAAAAAGGTGAGAGATGTATTTGCAGAAGATTTTGATAGCGTCTTTTATCCCGGTGGACACGGTCCACTATGGGACTTGTATGAAAGCCCGGAATCGGTGCAGTTGATTGAGGCTTTCTGGAAGAGCAAGAAACCCGTAGCCGCCGTCTGCCACGCGCCCGCCGTCTTGCTCAACGTGAAAGACGAGAATGGCGAGCCTTTAGTGAAAGGCAAGAATGTGACCGGTTTTACCAACACCGAGGAAGAAGCCGTGGGCTTAACCGAAGTAGTGCCGTACTTGCTGGAAGATGAATTAAAGAACAAAGGTGGGCACTATTCCAAAACCAGTGATTGGGGCGTGCATGTAGTAAAGGATGGTTTGCTGATCACCGGTCAGAACCCGGCTTCGTCTGAAGAAGCGGCGCACCAACTACTTCAACTCTTAAACAAATAA